The following is a genomic window from Streptomyces chrestomyceticus JCM 4735.
GTCAAGTACCGCGACGACAAGAGCTATCCGTACCTGGCCGTCACCCTCAACGAGGAATACCCCCGGGTCCGGGTCATGCGCGGCGCCAAGAAGAAGGGCGTGCGCTACTTCGGCCCGTACGGCCAGGCCTGGGCCATCCGCGAGACCGTCGACCTGATGCTGCGCGTCTTCCCCGTACGGACCTGCTCCGCCGGGGTCTTCAAGCGCTCCGCCCAGATCGGCCGCCCCTGCCTGCTCGGCTACATCGGCAAGTGCTCGGCCCCCTGCGTCGGCCGCGTCTCCGCCGAGGAGCACCGCGAACTGGCCGAGGAGTTCTGCGACTTCATGGCCGGCCGTACGGGCGCGTACATCCGCCGCCTGGAGAAGTCCATGCAGGAGGCGGCCGAGGAGATGGAGTACGAGCGGGCCGCCCGCCTGCGCGACGACATAGACGCGCTCAAGCGGGCGATGGAGAAGAGCGCCGTGGTGCTCGCCGACGCCACCGACGCCGACCTGATCGCCCTCGCCGAGGACGAGCTGGAGGCGGCCGTGCAGATCTTCCACGTCCGCGGCGGCCGGGTGCGCGGCCAGCGCGGCTGGGTCACCGACAAGGTCGAGAACGTGGACAGCGCCGCCCTCGTCGAGCACGCCCTCCAGCAGTTGTACGGCGAGGAGAGCGGCGACGCCGTACCCAAGGAAGTGCTGGTCCCGGCCCTGCCCGACCCCGTCGAACCGGTCCAGCAGTGGCTCACGGAGCGCCGCGGGTCCAACGTCTCGCTGCGCATCCCGCAGCGCGGCGACAAGAAGGACCTGATGGCCACGGTCCAGCGCAACGCCCAGCAGGCGCTGGCCCTGCACAAGACCAAGCGCGCCTCCGACCTGACCACCCGCTCCCGCGCCCTGGAGGAGATCGCCCAGGCCCTCGGCCTGGACTCGGTGCCGCTGCGCATCGAGTGCTTCGACATCTCCCACCTCCAGGGCGACGACGTGGTGGCCTCGATGGTGGTCTTCGAGGACGGCCTGGCGCGCAAGAGCGAGTACCGCCGCTTCCAGATCAAGACCTTCGAGGGCCAGGACGACGTCCGGGCCATGCACGAGGTCATCGGC
Proteins encoded in this region:
- the uvrC gene encoding excinuclease ABC subunit UvrC — its product is MADPSSYRPKPGQIPDSPGVYRFRDEYRRVIYVGKAKSLRQRLSSYFQDLANLHPRTRTMVTTAASVEWTVVSTEVEALQLEYTWIKEYDPRFNVKYRDDKSYPYLAVTLNEEYPRVRVMRGAKKKGVRYFGPYGQAWAIRETVDLMLRVFPVRTCSAGVFKRSAQIGRPCLLGYIGKCSAPCVGRVSAEEHRELAEEFCDFMAGRTGAYIRRLEKSMQEAAEEMEYERAARLRDDIDALKRAMEKSAVVLADATDADLIALAEDELEAAVQIFHVRGGRVRGQRGWVTDKVENVDSAALVEHALQQLYGEESGDAVPKEVLVPALPDPVEPVQQWLTERRGSNVSLRIPQRGDKKDLMATVQRNAQQALALHKTKRASDLTTRSRALEEIAQALGLDSVPLRIECFDISHLQGDDVVASMVVFEDGLARKSEYRRFQIKTFEGQDDVRAMHEVIGRRFRRYLQEKQQTGEWDEETPAGEDMQPTAAGPTDGLSAGPTDGPTPASASAVASPDEDAPAATGPTDEEGRPKRFAYPPQLVVVDGGQPQVAAAQRALSELGIDDVAVCGLAKRLEEVWVPDEDDPVVLPRSSEGLYLLQRVRDEAHRFAIAYQRNKRGKRLKAGPLDSVPGLGESRRQALLKHFGSVKRLRAARIEDICEVPGIGRKTAETIAAALAGAAPAAPAVNTATGEIIEDDATPSAALSSERGQER